In Halobaculum sp. XH14, a single genomic region encodes these proteins:
- a CDS encoding glycine-rich protein, producing the protein MVSRKHFFLLASALLLLANGSAANIQVVGLEEDGINTTYTENGIRFTTDYLNKTVSYRKVVKPDNLATKDGVQVKSKSKGDGDLQIQFSFQVAQDSNYTYLQGKTFSGEISLKKGVLKTNFVNGSVTSDKDERINISSEAHYEHLILDYELIDAGTPKNMTQNVYSGEETRKIPVSGSVEQISASKVQQAITKDNLYENRTTEKLVIAYDPRTNISGVDWNGLNHSPASASYNEDIDPELVDAGITTGRLDNASQYEFKVYNVTYPADSERTVKVNFTQPEYNPLTDNPENFEFQYYSYIIGSVATFKTNTSEDFQKGNFQGTILSNGKLFSQNRTNFYNTTGTAQEFSANLPNTVYTVKINGPGGGGPSGTYDRYDPGGSGGYVKGNITISNDQNWDIYVGGAGGESEHGGYGGWGYYNGGYGGGVGNTPATGAGGGGGLSAIVSPQSHIMAAAGGGGGAGAQYQVYDMYAGGGGGAGGGLGGNADNCCSQSEDGSGAGGGNWGGDGGDSPAGGVGEAGGDGQGFFNTSFGSSINTVTGGGAGEATKGNITISFDSSKKNYISKVYSVPEKKIWDNITVSNFKKNGGTITIWVKTSNDGFSTTLEEEKMSSSELTSSGTQTIDLGLTQGATDVKYNISYSKGSSSPSIDSISLDGKTANKPPEITGVKFVDNHRKDDTRLNFSLDDKGESDISEFTGIGSALSFTNSTLRSSISIPFSSTVSISDVKGASDSFEIDVSESDTGVREDDFGHSLSTQRVNRTVTIFNDAASSIDYQLVLDLAGTVVQGQSWNGSIPGTGSVTHSAVAESDWITGETLGTYNKYSDGDFSHGEDTQRIHNRTELIVDNPRSFTFHDVDVSSTCTQVSTTDIDSGSNVRATMDCTRPVHVIDVINESTSSLYADIGYSHDLGKQGLAKNKTLAETEGYVFTGVNVSAPSLPGSTVNGGMREVNLSSKESTTEIYNATGDWIQDEQEKQEAFGQDVSRVHDIDQQYLYNQTRLVVNNTRSFSFSSVDISNSCSVTTSADVPAGESIVTSSCNNGTTSGDWVRNEANQSTEYASGPVTVGKGINKSFTASQYVEAANVRTSTDLRVDVDSLVSEVSGCSVVNSTQQTFPADSVSSFTFHKSCSPGNHLNRTPVTKTEASDYYKYSIEFGFHVNSNLTEEQEFRYAVKTKWADNWNSRDPTETEATIDGSSKDIQVEEQVIDGTEYIVFVIGENHTNSSIHAGTHSATLTYYESKSQGTTSGGGSSGGSTTVVVGSNSKTTVENVTSPEYNWTVSAITSEDDRTFQLSGYPGSSFEKYVVVRNTGDSNVTLNIDCVSRGDSCRWVNLSVDRVILNRNSFSKKTVTVNGTIPETFDGEESPARFSIRVSDPRFNGSQSTAKGVAYVDFTVNYSPVLGPALDVAKKIFEWRELESPVPWGHSVPYPFFIVPPLFSLLVVAAGSFVEWLGPWDRTYPTVKWSAAVLVFLIVFIFG; encoded by the coding sequence ATGGTGTCTCGAAAACATTTTTTCCTGTTAGCCTCGGCTCTACTCCTCCTCGCAAACGGTTCTGCTGCTAATATCCAGGTTGTTGGTCTTGAGGAAGATGGAATCAACACGACGTACACAGAGAACGGTATCCGGTTCACCACGGACTATCTGAACAAGACAGTCTCCTACAGAAAAGTCGTCAAACCAGATAATTTGGCTACGAAAGACGGTGTACAGGTCAAGTCCAAGAGTAAGGGAGACGGAGATCTCCAGATCCAGTTCAGTTTCCAGGTTGCACAGGATTCGAACTACACGTACCTACAGGGGAAGACGTTCTCAGGGGAGATCTCGTTGAAGAAGGGTGTTCTGAAGACAAACTTCGTCAATGGGTCTGTGACCAGTGACAAGGACGAGCGAATTAACATCAGCTCCGAGGCCCACTACGAGCACCTGATCTTAGATTATGAATTGATTGATGCTGGGACGCCGAAGAACATGACCCAAAATGTATACTCCGGAGAGGAGACCAGGAAAATCCCAGTCTCCGGCAGTGTAGAACAGATCTCCGCTTCCAAAGTCCAGCAGGCGATTACGAAAGACAATCTGTACGAGAACCGGACGACAGAGAAACTGGTGATCGCATACGACCCACGTACTAACATCTCAGGTGTCGACTGGAACGGTTTGAACCACTCGCCTGCTTCAGCAAGTTACAACGAAGATATCGACCCGGAGCTGGTGGACGCAGGGATCACAACAGGCAGGCTCGACAATGCTTCTCAGTACGAGTTCAAGGTATACAACGTCACATACCCTGCTGACAGTGAGAGAACTGTCAAGGTGAACTTCACACAGCCAGAATACAATCCCTTGACGGATAACCCGGAGAACTTCGAGTTCCAGTACTACAGCTACATCATAGGTTCTGTAGCGACTTTTAAAACCAACACATCAGAAGATTTCCAAAAAGGAAACTTTCAAGGAACTATTTTAAGTAATGGTAAATTATTCTCTCAGAACAGAACCAATTTCTATAATACAACCGGTACGGCTCAGGAATTTTCTGCGAACTTGCCTAATACGGTCTATACCGTGAAGATCAACGGGCCGGGAGGAGGAGGGCCGAGCGGAACTTATGACAGATATGATCCCGGAGGTTCTGGAGGATACGTTAAAGGAAATATCACAATCTCCAACGATCAAAATTGGGATATCTACGTTGGTGGTGCAGGAGGAGAATCAGAACACGGAGGCTATGGAGGATGGGGATACTACAACGGAGGTTATGGAGGAGGAGTCGGAAACACCCCAGCGACCGGCGCAGGGGGCGGAGGAGGTCTTTCAGCGATTGTATCCCCTCAAAGTCATATTATGGCAGCCGCAGGAGGTGGAGGGGGTGCAGGTGCTCAGTACCAAGTTTATGATATGTACGCAGGAGGTGGAGGAGGCGCAGGAGGCGGCCTCGGAGGAAACGCAGATAACTGTTGTAGTCAATCAGAAGACGGTTCCGGAGCTGGAGGAGGCAACTGGGGAGGAGATGGAGGAGATTCGCCCGCTGGCGGTGTAGGAGAAGCGGGAGGAGACGGACAAGGATTCTTCAATACGAGTTTCGGCTCATCAATAAACACCGTTACGGGCGGAGGAGCTGGAGAAGCAACTAAAGGAAACATTACAATAAGTTTCGATTCCAGTAAAAAGAATTATATATCTAAAGTTTACTCAGTCCCCGAGAAAAAGATTTGGGATAATATAACAGTCTCAAATTTCAAGAAGAATGGTGGAACGATCACGATTTGGGTTAAAACCAGCAACGATGGTTTCTCCACGACTCTGGAGGAAGAGAAGATGAGTAGTTCGGAGCTTACAAGTTCGGGAACTCAAACGATCGACCTCGGGCTTACGCAGGGTGCTACGGACGTAAAATACAATATATCATACAGTAAAGGATCTTCGAGTCCTTCAATCGACAGTATCTCCTTGGACGGGAAAACTGCGAATAAGCCTCCAGAGATCACCGGTGTAAAATTCGTAGATAATCATAGAAAAGACGACACCCGGCTGAACTTCTCTCTCGACGATAAGGGCGAAAGCGATATCTCCGAGTTCACAGGCATTGGCTCCGCATTATCCTTCACGAACTCGACTCTCCGTTCCAGTATTTCTATCCCGTTCAGTTCCACGGTCTCGATCTCTGATGTGAAGGGTGCGTCGGACAGCTTCGAGATTGATGTCTCTGAATCAGATACTGGAGTGCGTGAGGATGACTTCGGCCACTCGCTTTCGACACAGAGAGTCAACCGGACGGTTACCATCTTCAACGACGCGGCCTCCAGTATTGACTATCAGCTTGTACTTGATCTCGCTGGAACAGTGGTACAGGGACAGTCTTGGAACGGTTCAATTCCTGGAACGGGTAGTGTCACGCATTCTGCAGTCGCTGAGTCGGACTGGATAACCGGAGAGACTCTGGGAACCTACAACAAGTACAGCGACGGCGACTTCAGCCACGGTGAGGATACGCAGAGAATCCACAACAGAACCGAGTTAATCGTCGATAATCCACGCAGTTTCACGTTCCATGATGTCGACGTCTCCAGTACCTGCACTCAGGTCTCGACCACAGATATCGACTCTGGAAGTAACGTCCGAGCGACGATGGACTGCACCAGACCTGTTCACGTAATTGACGTAATCAATGAGTCAACCAGTTCCCTGTACGCAGACATCGGCTACAGTCACGACTTAGGTAAGCAAGGGTTGGCGAAGAACAAGACTCTGGCCGAAACGGAGGGATACGTCTTTACAGGTGTCAATGTTTCCGCGCCTTCCCTTCCGGGCTCTACGGTGAATGGTGGGATGCGAGAGGTCAACCTTTCCAGCAAAGAGTCGACGACGGAGATCTACAACGCGACCGGTGACTGGATACAGGATGAACAAGAGAAGCAGGAAGCGTTTGGACAAGACGTTTCCAGGGTCCACGACATCGATCAGCAGTACCTCTACAATCAGACGCGGCTTGTCGTGAATAATACACGCAGCTTCAGCTTCTCTTCCGTAGATATCAGCAATTCCTGCTCGGTTACTACCTCCGCAGACGTACCTGCAGGAGAGTCAATCGTCACCTCGTCCTGCAACAACGGGACAACCAGCGGAGACTGGGTCAGGAACGAGGCAAACCAGTCAACGGAGTACGCCTCCGGCCCCGTGACAGTTGGGAAAGGCATCAACAAGTCGTTCACGGCATCCCAGTATGTCGAGGCGGCGAACGTCCGAACCAGTACAGATCTACGGGTCGACGTCGACTCATTGGTTTCGGAAGTTTCGGGTTGCTCTGTCGTGAACTCGACCCAGCAGACGTTCCCTGCAGATAGTGTCTCCAGCTTCACGTTCCACAAATCCTGCAGCCCAGGAAACCACTTGAACAGGACTCCGGTGACGAAGACTGAGGCGTCGGATTACTACAAGTACAGTATCGAGTTCGGCTTCCACGTTAACTCCAATCTTACTGAGGAGCAGGAGTTCCGGTACGCGGTGAAGACGAAGTGGGCTGATAACTGGAACAGCCGTGACCCGACCGAGACAGAAGCAACCATCGACGGCAGCAGCAAGGACATCCAGGTCGAAGAACAGGTGATCGACGGAACCGAGTACATCGTATTCGTCATCGGAGAAAACCATACGAACTCCTCGATTCACGCCGGAACCCACTCGGCCACGTTGACTTACTACGAGTCGAAGAGTCAGGGAACGACTTCCGGTGGAGGATCCAGTGGCGGCAGCACAACGGTCGTAGTCGGCTCCAACAGCAAAACCACTGTAGAGAATGTGACCAGCCCAGAGTACAACTGGACGGTCTCAGCCATCACCTCGGAGGACGACAGGACCTTCCAGCTCTCAGGCTACCCTGGATCCAGCTTCGAGAAGTACGTAGTCGTCAGGAACACGGGGGACAGCAACGTCACCTTGAACATTGACTGCGTCTCCAGAGGCGACTCGTGTAGATGGGTGAATCTCTCCGTCGACCGGGTCATCCTGAACAGGAACTCGTTCAGCAAGAAGACAGTGACAGTGAACGGGACGATCCCGGAGACCTTCGACGGAGAGGAGTCGCCGGCGCGTTTCAGTATCCGTGTCTCCGATCCCCGGTTCAATGGAAGCCAGTCCACGGCGAAGGGCGTAGCCTATGTCGATTTCACCGTGAACTACAGTCCGGTTCTCGGCCCGGCACTGGATGTTGCTAAGAAAATCTTTGAGTGGAGGGAACTGGAGTCTCCGGTTCCGTGGGGTCACTCTGTTCCGTACCCGTTCTTCATCGTGCCGCCCCTGTTCTCGCTCCTTGTTGTGGCGGCTGGTTCGTTCGTGGAGTGGCTCGGGCCGTGGGACAGAACCTACCCGACTGTGAAGTGGTCAGCAGCGGTGCTCGTGTTCCTGATAGTCTTCATTTTCGGGTGA